CAGAATCCAAATCCAGTCTACAATTGCTGAGGGATGAAGTGAACAAAATGGAAGTAGCGAAATACTCACCCCATTTGACATTCTTGGGACTTCCAAGGGTGATATGCTCCACTCTGCATACATATGTATCTTTCCCATTAGGAGTGAATGGGACATGCACCAGGCGCTGGAAACTCCAGTCTTCGCTGAAGGAAAGGTCGGTCATTTCCACGTTATCCATCTTCTCATCATTCTTCAGCAAGGTGATCTGAATGTTTGGAGGCTGGAACCCGTCCACAAAGCAGTTCAGGAAGTTCTGCTTGCCATTCTCCGCTGGGTGGCGGGAGTACACATGTACTTTGGGGGCAGCTAAAGGGGTTGAGAAAAGAACAGAGCTGAGTGACATCCTAGCTGCTGTAATTGTCTCCCCTCCAGccagactccaccagctgcacacTAATGACTCAAAGAGCCGAGCCAAGCCAAACCACAATGCCAGCTTCCTAGATTTTGAGCCTTTAAAAGCTCTTTGTTAAGAAACCGCAAGGCATGTAATAACAATAgcacctcagagttatgagcactGTTGGAATGGAGGCTGTTCACAAATCTGAAATGTTATGATTGttccttcaaaagtttacaactgaacactgacttaatacagctttgaaactgtttatgcaaaagaaaaatgctgcttttaaccatcttaatgtaaatgaaagcagtacagaaacagtttccttcctttgtcaaaaaaaaaattaggctttCCCTTAACTTTTTTAGTATTTTACATTTAACAGTACTGTACTATACAGTATTtgcttcctccccccctccccatatctctgctgcttgattgtgtacttccagttccaaatgaggtgtgtggttgactggtcagttcgtaactctggagTCTAgagctctgaggttctactggcCCAAAGCAGCTTGGTTTACACTTACAAGAGATCAGTCTAGCCATGTCCATTAGGGTGTGAAAAACCCCTAAGCCCAACCAACACGCGAGCCACCCCCGTGGCACAGACACAACAAGAACCTCTACACTGGCACAGCCCCAGTACAGACACAGTCTACACCCACAGCAGCTTTTCTGCCAGTGTAGGACCAACACCTCCCTGACAgctaggctgaccagacagcctgattttataggaacagccACACTATTTGGGCCTGTGTCTTATATTGGTGCCAAttaccccacacccccttcccgatttttcacactcgcTATCCAGTCACTCTATTGCAACCAGGGTCAGTGGAACCTGGCTCCTGCTGAGTCACGGAGGGAGGTGGggtccccaccccagcagcactCCTCTGGGCACAGGCTGCAGCCGCACCAGGGCACCCCCAGCAGGAACgcagccctgggggctcccgcgGCGGAGCTAACCTCGCTGCTGGGGCTCATCCAGCGCCCTCCCACCACCGCAGCAGAGGCGCCCCCATCCCCACCGAAAGCGAAAGCCAGGCGGGCAGCCTTCCcagaaagcccctggcgcacaGCCAGCCGGAGCCGCCCGACCCAGCGGGTCCCGCAACAACCCAGCCGGGCGGCCGCGGGGCGCTGAGCGCCGCCCGGGGGAGCCGCTCCCGGGCCGGGCTGTCGGGGGGTGGCCCCGCGACCAGCACGGGGCTCGGCGCGCTCCGCGCAGCTGGGGCGAGACTCGCGCTCCGGTTCGGAGCGGGGCCCGGCTCCCCGGGAAGCTGTCCCCAGCTAAGGCTGCCGGCGGCCCCCGGGCTGGACCCCCGCCCCGTCTGGCTCGGACACTGCGCGGCCCGGGACAGGTCTCTGTGCGCCCCTCCAGCGGTCCCGGCACGGAGCGGGTCTTACTTTCGATCGCCTCCAGGCCGGCGAGTCCGAGCAGCACAAGCACCAACACACTGAGCCCCCGAGCCATGGCTCCAGCCACACACGCTCCTCCGCGCTCACCCTCAGCGGACTGGCACCGCCGCCGCCCGCCAGCGACTTTATACCCTGCCTGCCTCGGGCCAATCACAGCGCGGTGAGGCCTCCCGCATCACTCGTCACCAGGCAGACATGCCGCTGACAGGTTAGCCGAGCCGAGAGGGGCTTTCCAGCGCGTGCACGCTCCTCGCAGCAGCCGCTCCCTCGAGCTCCAGCTCCCTTTCGGTTTCGCTTTTCAGCCTTCAGTCCTGGAGCAACTACCGCGGGCCACTCTCGCCAGGGCCCTTTGTGTAATAGCCTGAGCTCGGCTCTGGGCATTCCTTACAGCTCCTCTGTCCCAGCAGAGACCCTGCTCAAAACaagtttcagggtagcagccatgttagtctgtatcagcaaaaagaacaagaggacttgtggaaccttagagactaacaaattgattagagcataagcttttgtgagctatagctcacttcattggctgcatGCAGAGGAAAATACTTGAGGAAAatactaaggtgccacaagtactccttttcttttttctcaagaTAAAGAGTCTCAACACCTCTGTCCCCTCACCTGCCACTACCCCCTTCTCCAGCACCTGCAACTGGGATTTCTGCAAAAACAACTTTTCCTCCCCATgtccccagcccacacccccaccacCTTACCTAGCCCTGCTGAGCCATAGTGCTCACAGCGCTGTGCACAGGTGGTCAGTCTCCTTAGCTGCTTTTACACATGGGGAGATTGAAGCTCTGGCTGGAGCCCTCCTTTAAAACCCCATAAAGGAGCGGTGGTGCCTTTGGTGGTCACAAGTTCAACAGAGCTAGcacacagctcttccccagagcatCCGTGAGCCAAGGGCCTGTCCATtttctggatcaggaagaaggccctgagccaaTTTAAAACCAggttatttatccaaaaatcctttctttgtctgaaacaatgaggagtccagtggcaccttaaaggctaacagatttattcagCTTTCACCGGAAGAAGTGGAGTtattacccacgaaagcttatgccccaataaatgttagcctttaaggtgccactgcactccttgttgtttttgtggatacagactaacacggttacccctcTGATTCTTTGTCTGGTAGTCCCTGAAGAATCCAGTGTGAACTAGTGTCTGTGCACCTTTCTAGGAGCGTCTTCAAAGGGCTGGTAATAGGAATGACAATATTCCCTCCTACTAGAAAAGGTACATACAATGCCACAACAACACACCAgaactgcatttttaatacaatagacCCCAAAGGTTTTAAACCTAATTCGTAAGCTTTAACTTCATTCggtaaagtttatcttaattccagaagatttgtccaggatattgtcagtGTGTCACATCCAACATCCCTACAGTATTTTTACTGTTATATTACTGATAGGCCCACAGACTTAACTTGAGTTTAACTTACTTTGTATTTGGAAATATAAAATAAGATTCATCATTATTGTTCCTATTAACATGGGGGGTTTTATGAAAATTAAATAAGTGTCACACGACACTGAGATAGCTGCTAGCTTCTTCCTGTGTGGTTTACTGGTcgcttgagtgtgtgtgtggtgtgaggTTTGtcattccctgcagcacagaaTGTTACCTGTGCATagaatagaaaaacaaacaaaacaaaaagagagaaagagacattCTTAGAAAATAGAGTAACAAAGAACCAGAGTCAGCCCTCAGTTATACCCAATCAAGCCCCTCGTCAAGGGCATAAGGTCACATGGTTACAAATaagggcagaattgggcccccgtttttgttcttgttttttatttaaaacattattgGGATTTGCTTTTACCTTAATACATTTTTGGTCCCTCCAAGACTAGCCAAGATCGACCATTTCAGGGAGTGACAGTTATTTCCTGGTTTCCCTGCTTAGTCACTTCTTTTTCCTAATTGCTGAAGGGGGATGTAAGGTTCATGGCAGAATAATAAAAATTCCCTACTCATCCATTTTTAGTTTCTAGCAGAAAAATTGTGTTCCTTTTGAGGTCATGGTCCATCTGCCTTTACCAGAGCAGCATAGCTTATTCCTAAACAGCAAGAGTCTCAGATTACAGAGCCTCCCTTTTCCTGGCATCAACCAACATTACAGCCAACTCAACACAAGGCAGCATTTCTCAGGGTAAGCCAGCCTTTCATCTTACTTCTCTATACTTCTCCCCCTTTCACTAAAGAGACCCCTTTTACCAACTCTTATGAACTGACTGAAAGTCTTATCATATTTGGAGTGATGTTTCAAGTGCCAGTCATTGAACCTACAAAAAtctcaactttttaattttttaaagcaagtttttagccctcatggttgtggaggtaagtttgaaaatgttgcacAAGGCAAcgtaaaggctcagaaaccagaagccaaataaaaaaaaacaaagacacacaacctactgttattattttttaaaagtcttaggATTTTTAGGCCAGTCTAGTTTTCAGCtgactgactcatgatttttgaccaTTTTGGGTTGGCAAAACTATAACAAGCGCCACATACTCCCAATTGGGTCCTGGTGAAAACATAGCTGCCTCCTTTTCACCCACGATTAGAgtacataaaaacggccatactgagtcagaccaaaggtccatctagcccagtatcctgtcgtctgacagtggccattgccaggtgcccagaggaaatgaacagaacaggtaatcatcaaatgatccatctcctgctcctatcgcccattcccagtttcgggcgaacagaggctagggataccatccctgccctccctattcctgactaatagccattgatggacctgtcctccatgaatttatctagttctttttcaaaccctgttataatcttggccttcacaacatcctctggcaaggagttccacaggacaCAGTTGTGCCTTGTTAACCCTGGCTAGACCCCTTTCTTAACGGTTTGAGTTTGATGGGCAGCACCAGAACAATGTTGGCAAGAAGCTATTTTGGTTCCCTAAAAGGGCTGTTCAGCAGTAAACTAATGCCCTAATCTCGTGTTAGGGGAACTGTTCCATGGGAGATACCACTTCAAGTAGAGATATAAAACCAACATCCTGCTCACTTGGACTATTAAGGATCCCCCTATTACTTATCACAAAGGTTAGTGGGTCAGCCAGAGCATCTCAATTAAATTCAAGGCCATTTACATTCTGCCCCATATAATTTCAGTGGGATTGAGAACGTCATTCTCCTCAGCAAGAAAAACATAGCAGGAACTCACAAACTTGAAGAGAAATGCAGCAAGCAGAAACCAGCTGCACAGTAGCTACAGCTGCTTGGCTCTGCCAAGCTTAAAGGACCAGATGCAGACAGACATAGTAGGAAAAAGTTCCTATAAGCAAGCAAACTTTGCAGTGGGTAGCATCAATAGGAAGCAATTGCTGGATTcacaggcacctaaatatctttgtgacTCCCACCCCAGATTGTCACAGAACATCGTACAGGCTGACGGGATATGCCTGtgaaaaacccaaaaaaaccttAGCCAGAGTTATATCAATAGGGAAAAACAAGATATGAATTAAGTGGTTGCTATTAGGGAGTGATTCTGTGTGTTATGCACTGTCACTTTCATTGCATCAGTTCAAGATTGTTCCTTACTTTGTGTTGCATTGTTGTGCGTTGTTACAGAGCTGCAGCATTCCAGCCCAGAGGTAATGATATTTCACTAGGAGATACGATTATTTTGTAATGAGGTCATAagggctgctcctgccccattgGTGTCAATGGGAGCCTTCTCATGGATCTTAACAGTAGCAGGAACAAGCTCATTCCATTTAGGATTTAAGTGCCAATCTCCATATCTGTTACCAATCCcctcagccagccagtcctcAGCTGGGATTTGCTGCCTTTGGCCCTGATCTTGCAGGCTTTATTCACATGTTGAACTTCATGCACGTAAACAGTCCTAATGACTTCAACAGAATTATTCACATACTTAAGTCTTCTCTGGCTGCAAtaagggcccagccctgcccgtTTGTTCCACAGGCTTGATGCTGTTCAGATGGGGATTCCCAGTGATGATCTCATAGTAAACAATCCTGACTGAAAGGGCTTCCTGTAAAAAGAAACTGAACTGTAGCCTCCTGCAAAGGTGATTTTAGAAAGCAAAAGGAATCTTGTTTATTTGAAATTCAATGAAATGCCTCCCATTCTTCTTCTGAATTATGATCATCTATGATAATTACATCTGTATCTAATGGACCTTTTAGTTCTCGTAAGCATGGTCTGTTAAGCTATAGCAGTCACTTTTATACAGA
The Eretmochelys imbricata isolate rEreImb1 chromosome 10, rEreImb1.hap1, whole genome shotgun sequence genome window above contains:
- the B2M gene encoding beta-2-microglobulin; protein product: MARGLSVLVLVLLGLAGLEAIETAPKVHVYSRHPAENGKQNFLNCFVDGFQPPNIQITLLKNDEKMDNVEMTDLSFSEDWSFQRLVHVPFTPNGKDTYVCRVEHITLGSPKNVKWDPDN